A part of Ziziphus jujuba cultivar Dongzao chromosome 8, ASM3175591v1 genomic DNA contains:
- the LOC107414620 gene encoding receptor-like protein EIX2, giving the protein MHYSHISMGGCFRELLLTLVLVSIIAGTVSVLGSSFGTNYSNNIRCIEKERQALLKFKRGLEDEGGVLSSWGSTEDCCTSWKGVRCSNSTGHVIMLDLHSEKTCYYDFYVENETCILSGEMNTALLELKYLNYLDLSFRYFNNTNFLELITSFSNLRYLNLSYGGLSGTIPNQFGNLSNLISLDLRGNTDLEAKNLDWLSHLPSLRHLDMDGVNLSKAVDWLQVANMLPSLQHLSLRECGLSIVTPPPTLFNINSSASLSFLDLSDNQITSMIFPSLLRHANSLVFLDLSFNDLRGSFPHHTLEKAISLVHLDLSYNHLERIVPKSLENFQSLQVLNLSSNNLSGEVLIDFAKLPSLKELRLSNNHLNGNLPLSVGKLSKLEVLDVSSNSLDGTITQAHLLNFSLLKELDFSYNSFSLNFSPAWVPTFQLDTLRLSSCRILGSAFPQWLQTQKNLSYLDITNAGISDIIPERFWDISYKLRYLNLSYNQIKGTVPDLSSRFVGFPGMDLSHKKFSGPLSAFPSNITTLNLSNNSFHGSVYFLCTMSTVTLNYLDLPNNLLFGSLPDCWTALDKLVVLNMANNNLSGTIPNSIGLAQRINTLHLGNNSFVGELPYSLGECKRLEVIDVGENRLTGSIPAWVGETEYLRILVLRSNLFSGSIPPELSHLTSLQVLDLSHNKISGAIPQCLNNITSMAEQHSPFDGTIGYSYASTYIYYNADGSAGYYVSEYIDNVLLILKKMGLVYSKNLGLVKAMDLSSNNLTGYIPVELTNLTGLIGLNLSGNWLTGTIPQEISKLKQLDSPDLSRNQLSGGIFSSLSHLTHLGTLDLSHNNLSGRIPTITQLQGFNKSAFEENPDLCGVPLPKKCPGDEEPDIPEVANTNIEHSWFCYQSAGIGFILSFSGVCGLLLLNVCWNHSYAQYIDELGARFHVRITGG; this is encoded by the coding sequence ATGCATTACAGCCATATATCCATGGGTGGTTGTTTTCGCGAGCTCTTGCTGACACTCGTGCTTGTATCAATTATAGCAGGCACAGTTTCAGTTTTGGGTTCAAGTTTTGGTACTAATTATTCCAACAACATTCGGTGCATCGAGAAGGAGAGGCAAGCACTCCTCAAGTTCAAACGGggccttgaagatgaaggaggtGTGCTTTCTTCCTGGGGAAGCACTGAAGATTGTTGCACATCTTGGAAAGGAGTCCGATGCAGTAATTCAACAGGTCATGTTATCATGCTTGATCTGCACTCAGAGAAGACTTGCTATTACGACTTCTATGTTGAAAACGAAACCTGCATCTTAAGTGGTGAGATGAACACTGCACTGTTGGAGTTGAAATATCTGAATTATTTAGACTTGAGTTTCCGATATTTCAATAACACCAACTTCCTAGAGTTGATCACTTCCTTCTCTAATTTGAGATATCTAAATCTCTCTTATGGTGGTTTGAGTGGAACAATACCAAACCAGTTTGGAAATTTGTCGAATTTAATTTCACTTGATCTCAGGGGAAACACTGACTTGGAGGCCAAAAATCTCGATTGGCTCTCCCATCTTCCATCTCTGAGACACTTGGACATGGACGGTGTGAATCTAAGCAAGGCTGTGGATTGGCTGCAAGTGGCTAACATGCTCCCTTCTCTACAGCATTTGAGTCTAAGAGAATGTGGGCTTTCCATTGTGACTCCTCCTCCAActctatttaatattaattcctCTGCTTCACTTTCATTCCTTGATCTCAGTGATAACCAAATCACCTCCATGATATTTCCTTCGTTGTTGAGACATGCCAACAGCCTTGTTTTTCTTGACCTCTCTTTTAATGATTTACGCGGTTCATTTCCACATCACACTTTGGAGAAAGCAATATCACTTGTTCATCTCGATCTTTCTTACAATCACCTAGAAAGGATAGTACCAAAATCCTTGGAGAATTTTCAGAGTCTGCAGGTACTTAATTTATCATCAAATAATCTCAGTGGAGAGGTGCTTATTGATTTTGCAAAACTCCCATCCTTGAAGGAGTTGCGTTTGTCCAACAATCACTTAAATGGGAATCTCCCCTTAAGTGTAGGGAAGCTGTCCAAGCTTGAGGTTTTGGATGTTTCTTCAAATTCTTTGGATGGCACCATCACCCAAGCCCACTTGTTGAATTTCTCCCTCCTAAAAGAGTTGGATTTCTCTTACAATTCATTCTCATTGAACTTCAGTCCAGCTTGGGTTCCCACATTTCAATTGGACACTTTGAGATTGAGCTCCTGCAGAATATTGGGATCAGCATTTCCTCAATGGCTCCAAACCCAAAAGAATTTGTCGTACCTTGATATCACTAATGCAGGTATTTCAGACATCATTCCCGAAAGGTTTTGGGACATATCTTATAAGTTGAGATATTTGAATCTATCTTACAACCAGATCAAGGGCACGGTGCCAGACTTGTCCTCAAGGTTTGTTGGTTTCCCTGGTATGGATTTGAGTCATAAGAAGTTCAGTGGTCCTCTATCAGCATTTCCTTCAAATATAACAACACTAAATCTCTCCAATAATTCATTCCATGGATCTGTATACTTCTTATGTACAATGAGTACTGTAACTTTAAATTACTTGGACCTTCCCAATAATTTGCTGTTTGGAAGCCTTCCCGACTGTTGGACAGCATTAGACAAGTTGGTTGTGCTTAATATGGCAAATAATAATTTGTCTGGGACAATTCCTAATTCGATAGGATTGGCTCAACGAATTAATACATTGCATTTAGGCAACAACAGTTTTGTTGGGGAACTACCTTATTCTTTGGGCGAATGCAAGAGATTGGAGGTAATAGATGTCGGAGAAAACAGATTAACTGGAAGCATACCAGCATGGGTTGGGGAAACAGAATACTTAAGGATTCTTGTCCTACGTTCAAACTTGTTCAGTGGAAGCATACCTCCGGAGTTAAGTCATCTAACATCTCTTCAGGTGTTGGATCTTTCTCATAACAAAATTTCAGGAGCTATACCACAATGCCTCAATAACATCACCTCCATGGCTGAACAACATAGCCCATTTGATGGAACAATAGGATATTCTTATGCCTCGACCTACATATACTACAATGCAGACGGATCTGCTGGATATTATGTTTCTGAATATATCGACAACGTTCTCCTGATACTAAAGAAAATGGGGCTAGTTTATAGTAAAAATCTTGGACTAGTAAAAGCCATGGATCTTTCAAGTAACAACTTAACAGGGTACATTCCAGTTGAACTAACAAATCTTACTGGACTTATCGGTTTGAATCTGTCCGGAAATTGGTTGACAGGAACCATCCCTCAAGAAATTAGCAAGTTGAAGCAACTGGATTCTCCCGACTTATCAAGGAATCAACTTTCAGGTGGAATCTTTTCTAGCCTGTCCCATTTGACCCATCTAGGTACCTTGGATTTGTCTCATAACAATCTGTCAGGTAGAATACCAACTATTACACAACTGCAGGGCTTCAACAAATCTGCATTCGAAGAAAATCCAGATCTTTGTGGCGTCCCCCTTCCAAAGAAGTGTCCTGGAGATGAGGAACCTGACATACCAGAAGTTGCAAATACTAATATTGAACATTCATGGTTTTGTTACCAGAGCGCAGGAATTGGATTCATTCTGTCGTTTTCGGGAGTTTGTGGATTGTTACTGCTGAATGTATGTTGGAATCATTCTTATGCTCAGTACATAGACGAATTGGGAGCCAGATTTCATGTCAGAATCACTGGTGGGTAA